Below is a window of Fluviibacter phosphoraccumulans DNA.
CCAAGTGTCAGGCAGCCGGTCAGCGTTATCTCACCCACTTGTGTACGGCGCAAGGCCACGAGATGTGCAAGGCTAGCCACAGCAACGGCAATGTCTTCGGCCAGCGTACGGATATACGTGCCTTTACTGCAACGCACCGACAGATTGGCGGTGAGCACCCTACCCGCTTCGTTGGTTTGAATATCGGACCAGGCCAGTTCTTGCAGATGCACTTTACGCGGTTGGCGCTCGACTTCAATGCCAGCGCGCGCCAGTTTGTAGAGCGGCTGTCCATCGCGTTTGAGCGCGGAATACATCGGCGGGATTTGCTCGGAATCACCAGTAAATTGCGCCAGGATGTTGTGCAGCTGATCTAGCGTAGGCAGTTGATCTGTTGATTCGGTAACGGTGCCGGTCAGATCGCCGGTATCAGTGCACTGACCGAAACGTACTGTCGCCAGATAGGTTTTATCCGCATTCAGCAAATCTGCAGAAAACTTGGTAGCTTCACCCAGACACAGGGGCAATACGCCGGTAGCAAAAGGATCCAGCGTGCCAGTATGACCACCCTTGCAGGCAGCAAATAAACGGCGAACTGCTTGCAACGCTTGATTAGAGGTCAGTCCAACCGGCTTATCCAGTAACACAACCCCGTCTAGATTCCGCCACTTATCTGGCCGTGGAATAACGGGTAAGTCCTGCAACGGCAAATTAGTCCTTGGCTGGCAGATCTTCGTCGGCGTCATCTGCGGTTCGTGCAACGGCGGAGTCGATCAACGATGACAGGCTCACACCACGCTCCACCGAGGCGTCGTACTCAAAGTGCAATTCAGGCACGGTCCGCAGCAACAATTGACGCGAGAGTTCGTGACGCAAAAAACCGGCGGCGCGTTGCAGGCCTTTAGCCAGCGCTTCGCGCTCTGCCTCACCCACCAGTGCCGTATAGAAAATCTTGGCGTGGGCATAGTCCGGCGTCACTTCAACCGCAGTCAGCGACACCTGCTGAACGCGGGGGTCTCTGATTTCTGCACGAATCAGCTCAGACAGATCGCGGCGGATTTGCTCCGCCACGCGATCCGTCCGGGCAAACCCGCGTTGTGAACCCCGCTTCATACTTACAGCGTCCGTGCCACTTCGAGGATTTCAAAGGCTTCCAGCTTGTCGCCAACCTGGATGTC
It encodes the following:
- the rbfA gene encoding 30S ribosome-binding factor RbfA, which produces MKRGSQRGFARTDRVAEQIRRDLSELIRAEIRDPRVQQVSLTAVEVTPDYAHAKIFYTALVGEAEREALAKGLQRAAGFLRHELSRQLLLRTVPELHFEYDASVERGVSLSSLIDSAVARTADDADEDLPAKD
- the truB gene encoding tRNA pseudouridine(55) synthase TruB, whose product is MTPTKICQPRTNLPLQDLPVIPRPDKWRNLDGVVLLDKPVGLTSNQALQAVRRLFAACKGGHTGTLDPFATGVLPLCLGEATKFSADLLNADKTYLATVRFGQCTDTGDLTGTVTESTDQLPTLDQLHNILAQFTGDSEQIPPMYSALKRDGQPLYKLARAGIEVERQPRKVHLQELAWSDIQTNEAGRVLTANLSVRCSKGTYIRTLAEDIAVAVASLAHLVALRRTQVGEITLTGCLTLGQLVTGVTQFTVEGKQSSDLAFIRAGLLQPADFLVQNLPRLDISDQQAILCRHGNAFKPESGQSCKAESSVRIYLADRLLGVGQVQGDGKDQKIQPVRLVSSSNS